TTTCACCAGTTAGGATCTCGGAGCTTTGTTCAATAACAGTGACATCTTACATTTGAGGACGGCGCCGTATCATCCATATTCAACAAATCCAGGACTTCGCGAAATCACATCAGGGGCAAAAGCACTCCGAGAAGTTATTGACACTTTTCTTCTGTGATACTGCTCCACTATTTGTTGTAGTGCACCTAAAAGAAAGTCAGCAGAACTGTTACTGGGCAAGAAATTGCGGACATCACTGGGCCTACTGAAACCAACTTCGTTCTGCAAGCCAGCCGAATCAAAGCCCATTTCAGCCGTAAGTATGGCACGAAAGCAAGAAATTATGATGCAGAAGATCTAGTTTGGACGGAAGTACACCGAAATATGGAGACCCGGTCGCGTACTACAATGGATTGGTCGAGTCATTTACAATATGTGGCTACCGGCGAAGTGGAACCTTAGGTCACACTGCAACACGATACGAAGCAGAACAACTAGCATCAACAGCGCAAAAGAAGTGTAGGGGGAGATCCCTTGGTACCGGACACCTAAGCCATTTAATGCATAATTCTTGAACTATGTGGGCTATGTTGATTGGCACACCGTACACACAGAATGTAATTGTAAATGATTCATACGAACCATACGAAGCATTTGAACATGTTTTTCGACTATGttttttgatgatgaataaGATTTTAATGTATGATCAAACTCCTGTTACTTTAGTAGTTATGTGTTGCCCTTTTAATGAGTTGTAGACGTTAAAACATGTTAGTAGAGATTGTTGGACTCTCCAGATTAGATGTTCACAGTCAACCTGTTTGTTTTATAAATTTTCTGTGGCTTTTTGATTTCTCAGTGCCAAGAATCAATTGAATcagaaaaaacccaaattaatccacctagcggcgatgatgcctttctcgtgcatattaaaatgtactcaaaaaatcacataagaaaggtcaaaaaagcactttaggggaatagatcgcatattttctatcatttggcatgtttttgcattaattactatgcattgccaccaaaaaaaatttgcggttttgacattttttttccaaggaccaagggacccttgggaaaaaacaataatttttcaataattccgaaatacaatgtccgatcgggccaattttcaatagcaaacaatgggaccgcattccccgtcgaatgcaacttgttgcgagtaaatcgggtaatgctaagttccaaaaagtgtgtctacaaaatttgtacacatacacacacatacatacgcacatacagacatcacctcgattcgtcgaactgagtcgatcggtatataacactatgggtctccgggccttctatcaaaagttgttttttggagtagtcctatagcctttcggtacaactttgttgtacgagaaaggcaaaaattaacaATACAGCtgtaaaaaagatttttttatttaaaaataattaatttaataaaaatgttaCTGTTCGGATCTGTGGGACAGCTGCTCTGATACCGAAATTGATTTCAGACATTTTTACTTAagatatctaacaaatcatgatcgttgttcaaaatatgaaatttatTATCTCTGCATTACTATCAGAAAGGATCTTATCGAAAATTGTTGATTTCTAgagcaacatatgattaggACCGAAAAACCAACTTGgctgaaccgagaaaaatgagATTCAAGTTTTTACggctaatttaatttatttattaaagtAGAAACTCATTTCATTACTAAAACCATGTCAATGCTATAcgtaaatggttatattataacagcagattaagattaattgaaaacccattcgaaatctacaaaatttcagctaaaacaaaAACCGCGCCGTTTACTCGCTTTATCGGCAATACGTCTGGTTTTTAAGCCGTTTGCTCAAAGCTAGTTACACCATCGGATTTGTTAGCCAGAGCAATTCTGCTATGCGATATATCAAAAACCTAGTAAgaatatacattttaaaataacttgaagctagttttctaaataaacaatataaagtgaACGGCCTAAAAACCGAAGCAAACATTAAGCATGGTAGTTAAGGGCGCcaacaaaggacttaaaaaccactatggttcatgagacgttcactcaaaatggcaataaatgtgtttcttaagagatatcaagtacggagttttacctaggatgaagaatcatttacaaagcaatcgtttATCGAGATTTCAACAAAGTTAGCTTAAACAGTAGCATTTTAGAAATAATTCTTCAAACttatatttaagaaaaaaaaaagcttttaaaATGATGATCTGGAATGtgaaggatttaaaaaaaagcttccTTTTGTACTGCATTTGCATAAGATGTTGGAGAAACTGAGAGATCTCCCCCTACTTAAATTTTGCTCAGTATTCAAAGCGATCTTTGGATTAATGCGGTCGCAGTCAACCTACAGTTACCGCCCTAGTAGTACCAGAATCATCCGAACAATTGCAGCCTGCTTCAGCAAGTAGCAGCATCCTCAACGAACCACAGTCAAGGAAAGTTCATCGCCGCGCACCGATTAAGCCACCAAGAGCAACTATTATGTTATTCTGTTATTATCAACGTATCCACGGGACTCGGCCAATCTTCGATGTCTTAACGCTAGACAACACGTCCACCTTTGGAGTTCAGTGTAGGACTTGTGCTGAAGCACCTTGGACTGGTAGGTCGCAATGCCCCGCACAACCTTCGGTAACATATTGCAATCTGCCAAATAGCATACGGATAAGACAAAATCTTGTGTAAATGTAAAATGTAATAATCTACTACATGTAGCTTTTGGCAAATCACACCAGTGATTGTTGATTGTTGCACTAACTCTTTCTAATTCATTGGTAGGTATCAAATGGAATTATATTTCATAAGAAATAAATTCAAGATTACATAGTTACTTAAATTATTAATTGTGCTAATTTACATCACTCTGTTTCAGAAAGAGTTAAGTGTAGGGGAACAAGGGGCAATATGGACACCCTAAGGTTTTATTCAATATTAggtgatttaaattgaatataattcGGATTTCTAGCAGTTACATGATACTATTACTCGTTAACTACCAGTTCTGGTTTGAATCGTATTGAAAATAAggcaaattcaatcaaataggacgattttgtgatagttAATTTTCAATACACTCAGGAAGGTCGCGGGCAGTATGGACACCCTtataaaaatgaagaaaattatcTTACTCGTGATTATATGCCATCGTAACCTATTTTATGAATCATCCAACAAAAATATTACCCAATTTGTTCATCTTCCTGTCATGTTTTTGTATGAGACAcctaaaattgtgtttggatCATCAATATTCGAAAATCTATTTCCCTCTTCTTGAGCGAGGTCATATATGATCGTTTTCTATTTTAATTCCATGGTGAATAGAAGAATATTGATTacgtaaagcaaaaatttgccaCTTTCAGCTGGCCTCATACATGTATGccgaactttttgtatgaagcatgattttttttttatatggatccTCACACTTATTGCAAGACCCCTTCCCAATCGTCTCTCCTCAAATCATTGCATAATCTATGCATGCTCTTATCCACCCTACTGGCATCGCCAATCCTTCCAATGGGTTGTACCGATCAActtgccaacgagattgccaaatCTATACAAAACACTTCCTTTTTTGTTGCACTTTCAGCGACTTCTATGGTATATATGTCATGTACTGGAACTTTTATAGCGATTTATAATTCCGCACCATGATAACACGAAAATAACACGATATGAAAGCCTAGTTCGATGAGTTTGAggttatatttttaatttttaaggtgTCAGTTCTACCCCCATATAGAGTGTTTAGTTTGCCCCAACAGGTGAACATATTTAAAaactgttgaaatttttttttaaatcaaggaATCTTGTCACAAATGCATGCCAGAGCACTGTAAATAACAGAATTTTGCTATGGGATGATCAATAATTGAGAAATCATCCTCTATGGTAAAGTAAAGCTTATTTTATGGGAGGTGAAACTTatacataatttttaatcatttggaagacattttaacttttttgtcaaatttatgcGCTAAGAAGATAAAACAATGACTTCTACGCTATAAATTAGTTGTTTATGAAAGGATTATAGAGTTCACTGCATTGAAAgtagaaaaatgattgaattaacaagaatattgggggtgtccaatctgCCCCGGGTGTTCATAATGCCCCCTGGTCCCCTATCTACAGAGACGTTGTTTATAGATAGAGACCCGCGAGGAGTGAAGCCGAAACTATCAAACGAACCGTCAACCGCGGTACcaaacgagcaaagtaaacaagcATTACCAATCGGTACTAAATGCGGAATAGGTATTGTAATCAACATTctagaaattatgaaaaagttttaaaagttaacagtggcgtttccctaacctcaatctacctgtgcaatggctttaaatttaaggaattggtgtgcggaatttgcctgcacaaattgatagtcagaatctggaaaactgaacagctaccggaggagtgcaaggaaggggttatatgccccatttacaagaaaggcgacaagctggagtgtgagaactttcgttTCGagtgatcaccatccttaatgccgcctacaaagtgatatcccagatcatcttccgtcgtctgtcactattagtgaatgagttcatgggaagttatcaaggcGGCtacgttgacggccgctcgacaacggaccagctctttactgtacggcaaatccttcaaaaatgccgtgaataccaggtcccaacgcaccatctgctcattgatttcaaggcagtatacgacagtatagaccgcgtagagatatggaaaattatggacgagatcagctttcctgggaagcttatcaaactgatcaaagcaacggtggagggtgtgcaaaactgtgtgaagatttcgggcgaacacttcgttcgaatcgcgccggggactaagacaaggtgatggactttcgtgcctgttgttcaacattgcgctagaaggtgtcatgcggagagccgggtgtaacagccgaggtacgattttcaacagatccagtcaatttatttgtttcgcggatgacatggacattgtcggccgaacatttgcaaaggtggcataactgtacacccgcctgaaacgtgaagcaacaaatgtttgactggtgatgaatgcgtcaaagacaaagtacatgcttgtgggcggtaccgagcgcgacagggcccgcctgggaagcagtgttacgatagacgtctcatttgtggaagtcgggcctactacgagctccaaaagaaactgcggtcaaaaaagattcgccaccgcaccaaatgtgtcatgtacaagacgttaataagaccttcacggacatgagacatggacaatgctcgagaaggacatgcaagcactcgaagtattcgagagacgggtgcttaggaccagctctacggcgaacccagtatccagaaggtagctaaagccggaagagtacgatgggcaggtcatgttgcaagaattccgaacagcaaccctgcaaagatggtgttcgcttccaatcCGGCAGATACAAGACAcgagcacagcgagcaaggtgggcagaccaggtgcaaaacgacttggcgagcgtggggtgcattcaaggatggagagatgcggcctcgaaccgtgtattgtggcgtcaaattgttgattcagtgtttcctgcttagatgtaaactaaataaatgaaactaaatgagtagatgaaagttaaCGTGTATGCTGCGTTATCTGGACAAGGGCAACTTCCCTGATAGATGAAAGCAGCAGGAACTGGCGCCACTGCCGAAATCAGGGATAAAAGTTAAGTACATATTCAGGCAAGGTTTGTAATAAATGCTGTGATTGAATACAAATTAATGCGTTAAATGTAAAAGAATGTCAATAATGGGACAgatttccatattttgaatACTTTCTACCTGTCTGATATAACAAGCGAAAAGTTAGGTGTTTTTATGAGTTTTTGGTGAATAAACACACTTCTGGTCTTTCGTCAGCTCGACTGACTGAACACCGTTGCTTGTTTCCATAAAcattttctaatattgagaactGACCCTGAGGGTTAATTATTCACTACTCCAGAGAAGAATCGAAAACCGATCATTCCAATCTCAAGCAGAATATTGACGAACGTGCAAATGATGATATCATTTCTGCTCAAACAGAGCAGAACGACTTTTTTTGCCCACTACTGTTCGTTTATTGTTTGCTTAGACAAATCTGCGATATGCATTGGATCGGTGATCGCGCGTCTTGTTCGTCCAACGCAGGCGACTTCAGGCGTCCATCCGCTGCTGCACGCACGCTCGTACCACACATGTGTGCCCCTGGAGAAAACAGCTGAAACCGGATTGACGTTTCACCTAACTGGGAGATAACTACCTACCAGAGCCGTTGCTGCGGGGCTCATAATGTGCGTGGTTGCGAGGAGCGGCTTGCCGTCAATAAAGCGAATCCACTTCATTCATGAATGGATTCACATCACGCGCGCCCACGCCCAACAACAACGACGAATGCCGCCGCCGATGGACTGCGACCGACCGACGAAGACTACCACAGCGTGCAAAGTGGACACACAATGCAAACAATCATTATCATCGACGGATTGGAATCTGAAGGGAGGATTGATGATCATGATAGATCGTATTATATATTTTGTAAATCAAGAAGAAACTGATTATCAGTTTCGCATCATCTGCAAATGCCTTTTAATTTAAACACAACCTGGATACAATATTTGCAGCCCGTGGAACTATTATCTCGTGGTGATAAGATAACGCGGCTTATAGCTCCCTCCCCAGTCATGGGTTTTAACGGTGCTTTCTGTTCTACGTCATTCATCCTAATCAAGTTGCACTTCCTACCTTACACCatttttatttctctttttttccTCTTCCAGGTCAGGAGGATTACGATCGCTTAAGGCCTCTGTCCTATCCGCAGACGGACGTTTTCCTGGTGTGTTTCTCCGTCGTAAGTCCCAGTTCGTTTGAGAACGTCAAAGAAAAGGTATTTCATCAACACAAATCCATTCCCGAAATAAACAACAATCAAAACAACGTCATTGTTTACCTATTCTAGTGGGTTCCGGAGATAACGCACCACTGCCAGAAGACGCCGTTCCTGCTGGTCGGGACGCAGATCGATTTGCGTGACGAGCAGAGCACACTGGAAAAGTTGGCCAAGAACAAACAGAAACCGATCACGCTGGAACAGGGCGAGAAGCTGGCCAAGGAACTGAAGGCGGTGAAGTACGTCGAGTGTTCGGCGCTAACGCAGGTTAGTATCGACGGCCATTAGGGGGTAACAGTTCAATTATAAGAAGCATATTTCTGATAGATTAGCTTAGCATAAGCTCgcttttttatggatcgttatCTGGCAATGCAATGGATCAATTGGCCAATCATTCCGCTACAAAGCCATACTTTTAGTATCTCAAGCATTTACATGATTAATTCGGCGCAGGTGATATCCTCGCTGTCAATTAGAAGGGCGGACGAAATATTAGTAGTTAGGTATTGGTTTGTAccaaagaaaacgaaaaagATACATTTCCTTCCTATTTGTTTGGACAATGgcccgtatgaataaaaagtagtaatcCACACTTTACTACAAATTATGTAGTATTTACTACTTTTGTAGCAAAAAGGTATGAATAAAAGCACGTTTACTTTACTACAATTTTCGAACATACTACTTTTGTGGAACTTGTTTGACAGTTGGTATGAATAAAAGCAGTAAATACTACAAATTATTTGTAGTCTGCTCAGGAGCTTGCTACAAAGTTATTCCATCGCCTGGAATTAAATTTGCCTGAAGGTAAAAGGTGTATATGAATTGAAATGACTGCCGAAAATAAAATGATGCGATACGATTAGTGCTATTTATCAAAAGTTTATACGATTGGGTCGGTTTTTACTAGTTTTTTTTAAGCCGGTCGTTTTTATTCGacgaattattttcgaaattttggGACATACGCGGGTTTTTATACGGATTTTCTTGAAGTTTTTTACGCAATTGTTTAAAATGATCGGGAGATACAGTACGTCCCCCACGTAAAAACCGACTTAAGTGTATCGACCGAACCGACTTGAAAATGGACGTAAAACGTTTGACGAAACATTTCTTAACTGAAGCGAATCACGAGGAGAAGCGGCGAACGGCCAATGCGATCTATACATCCGCGTAACAAAGCAGCAGAATCCAAAAACCGCGGTCAAAATGACTTCAACTTTAATCGATCATTCGCGATTTTTACGTGCCCTTgactataataaaaaaaaccgcgtaaaataacttcaaaaaaatCCGCGTGAAAACCCACAAAGATCCCCAAATCAAAATAGCTGCGTAAAAATGAATTACGTGAAAAAAAGCGTAAATGTTATACATATACCAGAGCAAGCTATAGCGTGTCAGGGAATTGTCGGAAAAGCCGACCGTTGGATTCAATTCCCAAACTCAGAGAATCAAAATTTCCCCCATGCTAGGCTTTTTtacttaatt
This portion of the Armigeres subalbatus isolate Guangzhou_Male unplaced genomic scaffold, GZ_Asu_2 Contig288, whole genome shotgun sequence genome encodes:
- the LOC134203902 gene encoding cdc42 homolog, with product MQTIKCVVVGDGAVGKTCLLISYTTNKFPSEYVPTVFDNYAVTVMIGGEPYTLGLFDTAGQEDYDRLRPLSYPQTDVFLVCFSVVSPSSFENVKEKWVPEITHHCQKTPFLLVGTQIDLRDEQSTLEKLAKNKQKPITLEQGEKLAKELKAVKYVECSALTQKGLKNVFDEAILAALEPPEPAKKRKCKFL